In Amycolatopsis coloradensis, one genomic interval encodes:
- a CDS encoding DUF6183 family protein, translating into MSAPACHAGRALTPPCAQPGSTAWRSHPIRWSPVRDVIASGVRPRGECCGGRSARPPAGWPPRGHSPAWQSLAGLTSTPNGASFREVEARVGECIWHVFNADTQWFYRMAWDIGVAGVAPDHRRLAVLAATDTD; encoded by the coding sequence GTGTCCGCGCCCGCGTGCCATGCCGGCCGGGCTCTGACTCCGCCTTGTGCTCAGCCCGGCTCGACGGCCTGGCGCTCTCACCCGATCCGGTGGTCTCCAGTCCGGGACGTCATAGCGTCCGGCGTGCGGCCTCGTGGTGAGTGTTGCGGTGGCCGGTCGGCACGCCCCCCGGCTGGCTGGCCACCGCGCGGACACTCGCCGGCGTGGCAGTCCCTGGCCGGCCTCACCAGCACTCCGAACGGCGCCTCCTTCCGCGAGGTCGAAGCGCGCGTAGGGGAGTGCATCTGGCACGTCTTCAACGCAGACACGCAGTGGTTCTACCGGATGGCCTGGGACATCGGCGTGGCCGGCGTTGCTCCCGACCACAGACGGCTGGCCGTGCTGGCCGCGACGGACACCGACTGA
- a CDS encoding MarR family winged helix-turn-helix transcriptional regulator, with product MVDGPYAPARIRALPSWLLGRAAARGHRLVAEALAREGLRMMHHAVLASVAELGPVSQADLGRTLRVDPKDMVAIVNDLHREGLIARTPDPADRRKNAISISTAGSRRLRRTEKLGDEANDELTAALTPAERDQLVDLLFRIVSPVQPSS from the coding sequence ATGGTCGACGGCCCGTACGCCCCTGCCCGCATCCGCGCTCTCCCGAGTTGGCTCCTCGGCCGCGCCGCGGCCCGCGGTCATCGACTGGTGGCAGAGGCGCTGGCTCGCGAAGGCCTGCGAATGATGCACCACGCGGTGCTGGCCTCCGTCGCCGAGCTGGGGCCAGTGTCTCAGGCGGATCTTGGCCGAACCCTGCGCGTCGATCCCAAAGACATGGTCGCGATCGTCAACGATCTGCACCGAGAGGGATTGATTGCCCGCACCCCCGATCCAGCCGACCGGCGCAAGAACGCCATATCCATCTCGACCGCCGGGAGCCGACGCCTGCGCCGTACCGAAAAGCTGGGTGACGAAGCCAACGACGAACTGACCGCTGCGCTCACGCCGGCAGAGCGTGACCAACTCGTCGACCTGCTGTTCCGCATCGTCTCCCCGGTGCAACCGTCGTCATAG
- a CDS encoding quinone oxidoreductase family protein, which translates to MRRVRFYEYGGPEVLRLEQAPTPEPGPGELLVRTEAIGVTLPSVRKVRGEGDRAPLPGVLGGEIAGHIVAVGPQATGFTVGDRVTSLTFTGSYADMVLAPTPMASRIPDDASCVQAVALVRSGHVALGALSTAKVTAAESILITGAASGVGHLAVQLAKIQGIKRVVAAVSSPDKADFLRGLGADEVVIYDSDHWGDPVDVVLDGVGGKLLTRAVEALRPGGRLIFFNSGGGTVPAFDLLSGSKTITGLTMARFASTQRALYDRHHEQLWQLHRTGQLRAVVHAEIPLSNAAAAHEIIEARANIGKVVLRP; encoded by the coding sequence ATGCGCCGAGTCCGCTTCTACGAGTACGGCGGTCCGGAGGTACTCCGCCTCGAACAGGCCCCGACACCCGAACCGGGGCCCGGGGAGCTCCTGGTCCGGACCGAAGCCATCGGCGTGACCTTGCCGTCGGTGCGCAAAGTCCGCGGCGAAGGTGACCGCGCGCCGCTACCGGGTGTGCTCGGCGGGGAGATCGCCGGGCACATCGTCGCTGTCGGCCCGCAGGCGACCGGCTTCACGGTCGGGGACCGGGTCACGTCTCTGACCTTCACCGGCTCCTACGCCGATATGGTCCTCGCTCCCACCCCCATGGCGAGCCGCATCCCCGACGACGCGAGCTGCGTACAGGCTGTAGCGCTGGTACGCAGCGGACACGTCGCGCTCGGCGCGCTGTCGACCGCCAAGGTCACCGCAGCCGAATCCATACTCATCACCGGCGCGGCTAGCGGCGTGGGACACCTCGCGGTCCAACTGGCGAAAATCCAAGGAATCAAACGGGTCGTGGCAGCCGTCAGCTCACCTGACAAGGCGGACTTCCTGCGCGGACTCGGAGCCGACGAAGTCGTCATCTACGACAGCGACCACTGGGGCGATCCGGTCGACGTGGTGCTCGACGGCGTCGGTGGCAAGCTGCTCACCCGCGCTGTCGAAGCGCTGCGGCCCGGCGGACGGCTGATCTTCTTCAACTCCGGCGGCGGCACAGTGCCCGCATTCGATCTGCTCTCCGGCTCCAAGACCATCACCGGCCTCACCATGGCCCGGTTCGCCAGCACCCAACGCGCACTCTACGACCGTCACCACGAGCAACTATGGCAACTCCACCGGACCGGACAGCTACGAGCCGTCGTACACGCCGAAATCCCCTTGTCCAACGCCGCGGCAGCACACGAAATCATCGAGGCCCGCGCCAACATCGGCAAAGTGGTTCTCCGCCCCTGA
- a CDS encoding IS110 family transposase — MGNSSGISRGDRNRNTRLARLRALVPAQNAIVGIDLADTKQMVVVTDHDSKVLARKTFRCRAWDLGTALDWAAQRASTAGHTGITVACEPTGHRWRVLGQLAADRGMPFVCVQPAMTSWSRRAEDLTHDKTDEKDAVLIARLTAQLRCYIPEPVDEVWGRLRHLGARREQLIVDMVSQIQQIRALLECVWPAALDTARRPFRSRTWVAAISVICGRDHGELTRTRRLGPARFEQVVRREITRRGGQKPSLRIVRELFAALEDPRGVIAHRAGALERVHLLLADWAEDQRRLADTETRMLTVLDKLRLTDLVTSIVGLSAIGAAAILAETGDLTRFTSARAVVKHAGLAPREKTSGTFTGRTKLTGQGRPSLRLAAWRAVWGAQRANPVYAARYQHLTSRTENKLTPTQAQAAIAASILRHLHAVITTGCRWDPQTATHGTRISTPSAIAA; from the coding sequence ATGGGTAACAGTAGTGGGATCTCCCGAGGTGACCGCAACCGCAACACCCGACTGGCCCGGCTCCGCGCGCTGGTCCCCGCCCAGAACGCGATCGTGGGCATCGACCTCGCCGACACCAAACAGATGGTCGTCGTCACCGACCACGACTCGAAAGTACTGGCACGTAAAACATTCCGCTGCCGCGCTTGGGATCTCGGGACTGCTTTGGACTGGGCAGCCCAGCGGGCGAGCACGGCCGGGCACACCGGAATCACCGTGGCATGCGAACCGACCGGACACCGGTGGCGGGTACTGGGCCAACTCGCCGCCGACCGTGGCATGCCGTTCGTCTGTGTCCAACCAGCGATGACCTCCTGGTCGCGGCGCGCCGAAGACCTCACCCACGACAAGACCGACGAGAAGGACGCCGTGCTGATCGCTCGACTGACCGCGCAACTTCGCTGCTATATCCCCGAACCTGTCGACGAGGTCTGGGGCAGGCTGCGCCACCTCGGCGCCCGTCGCGAGCAGCTGATCGTCGACATGGTCAGCCAGATCCAGCAGATCCGTGCCCTGCTCGAATGCGTGTGGCCCGCCGCCCTGGACACTGCCCGCCGGCCCTTCCGATCCCGCACCTGGGTGGCAGCCATCAGCGTGATCTGCGGCCGTGACCACGGCGAGCTGACCCGAACCCGCCGACTGGGCCCGGCCCGCTTCGAACAGGTCGTCCGCCGCGAGATCACCCGCCGCGGCGGCCAGAAACCATCGTTGCGGATCGTGCGTGAGCTGTTCGCCGCGCTCGAGGATCCGCGCGGTGTGATCGCCCACCGCGCAGGCGCGCTGGAACGGGTGCACCTGCTGCTGGCCGACTGGGCCGAGGACCAGCGTCGACTGGCCGACACCGAGACCCGCATGCTCACGGTGCTCGACAAGCTGCGGCTGACCGACCTGGTCACCTCCATCGTCGGCCTCTCCGCGATCGGCGCCGCGGCGATCCTGGCCGAGACCGGTGACCTCACACGATTCACCTCGGCTCGCGCCGTGGTCAAACACGCCGGCCTCGCGCCCCGCGAGAAGACCTCCGGCACCTTCACCGGACGGACCAAACTCACCGGTCAGGGCCGACCCAGTCTGCGCTTGGCCGCGTGGCGCGCAGTCTGGGGCGCCCAGCGCGCCAATCCCGTCTACGCCGCCCGCTACCAGCACCTGACCAGCCGCACCGAGAACAAGCTCACCCCCACCCAGGCGCAAGCCGCGATCGCCGCGAGCATCCTGCGCCACCTGCACGCCGTCATCACCACCGGTTGCCGGTGGGATCCCCAGACCGCAACACACGGCACCCGAATCTCGACACCATCGGCTATCGCCGCCTGA
- a CDS encoding aminoglycoside phosphotransferase family protein, translating to MIVGVRMHADEADIDEELVRRLVAGQFPAWADLPIEAVASSGTDNAMYRLGTDLAVRLPRIPGAATDVAAEQKWVPLLAPHLPVVVPMPVACGGPALGYPYPWTVCRWLPGTNPAVDDLAAPEQLAADLASFITALRRVAPDCAPSGGRGVPLAMRDKPTRTAIAALDGLVDTAAVTAVWQDALRIPAWSDPPAWAHADLSPGNLLVRDGRLTAVIDWSIAGVGDPTVDLIVAWNLLPASARLTFREALDVDDDTWRRGRGWALSISLIQLPYYEHTNPALAANSRHVIAEVLADTA from the coding sequence ATGATCGTCGGTGTGAGGATGCACGCGGACGAGGCGGATATCGACGAGGAGCTTGTGCGCCGGCTGGTGGCTGGGCAGTTCCCGGCGTGGGCGGACCTACCGATCGAGGCGGTGGCGTCGTCGGGCACGGACAACGCGATGTACCGCTTAGGCACTGATCTCGCCGTGCGGTTGCCCCGCATTCCGGGTGCGGCGACGGACGTCGCCGCGGAACAGAAGTGGGTGCCGCTGCTGGCGCCGCACCTGCCGGTCGTGGTGCCGATGCCGGTCGCGTGCGGCGGGCCGGCGCTGGGCTACCCGTACCCGTGGACGGTGTGTCGATGGCTGCCGGGCACCAACCCGGCCGTGGACGACCTCGCGGCACCCGAGCAACTGGCGGCGGACCTCGCGTCGTTTATCACCGCGCTGCGGCGGGTGGCCCCGGACTGCGCGCCGTCTGGGGGCCGTGGCGTGCCGCTGGCCATGCGGGACAAGCCGACCAGGACGGCCATCGCGGCGTTGGACGGGCTCGTCGACACCGCCGCGGTGACCGCGGTGTGGCAGGACGCGCTGCGTATCCCGGCCTGGTCTGATCCGCCCGCTTGGGCGCATGCGGACCTCTCGCCCGGTAATCTGCTGGTTCGCGACGGCCGTCTGACAGCCGTGATCGACTGGAGCATTGCCGGTGTCGGCGACCCCACAGTGGACCTCATCGTCGCGTGGAACCTGCTGCCAGCCTCTGCCCGGTTGACATTCCGCGAGGCACTGGATGTCGATGACGACACCTGGCGCCGCGGCCGAGGCTGGGCACTGTCGATCTCGCTGATCCAGCTGCCGTACTACGAGCACACGAACCCAGCACTGGCAGCCAACTCCCGCCACGTGATCGCCGAGGTCCTCGCCGACACCGCGTGA
- a CDS encoding HEAT repeat domain-containing protein, which produces MGETLDEVNWSRLEHNYGDASDVPGLLRGCASPDVKTASDSLADLSNKLFHQGGWVCSAASAALPGLVDLADDPAVHGRREVVELISWLAGEAAELSERLVDPGWWPALDRVRPRLLALLDDADPAVRRSAISLVADGIRHPESVAMLRRRWTVETDRTIWIDLVCALGAVFAWSQDEVLGDCLRALLTDDDPVTGLAAVRALAASDPAVATDKVDLLISGVLNADTAQYRDSEWVGHSPAALVHETGSLLLGDPLAATAFARGVARSGDAAKRAGALRHVQQVLSQWRTTTEELLPLLAAHLDDESPEARYRAAALLACVGERGASYAEQLIARTTDHAVRDSRTATTVGDAAVWALARQHHPGCVPGLVKRLSGSNLGFSYAGFYHDRTLPILEQPGIGEVLTPLRGHVVALLDAVIARLAKARRDAILALNLCQVIEAWGPSAAAALPVVIRFLNDDKVRPAAAKAIGAMGPAAVGAAAALRSHASEPAAAWALWRTGADPDKAVAVLTDHVARPGLRHTAIALLSDLGPQAASCVDELRSLSRSADDWTRVEAAYALARITGDLTESVSILTDLAYPLAHGDCLPVRIAALRHLADLEATGDRVRELAQAVIDSERRIAYFGGWHTFTEDEQVYTAASALLVG; this is translated from the coding sequence ATGGGGGAGACGTTGGACGAGGTGAACTGGTCACGGCTCGAACACAATTACGGCGATGCGTCGGACGTCCCGGGGTTGCTCCGAGGCTGCGCGAGCCCGGACGTGAAGACTGCCTCGGACTCGCTTGCCGACCTGTCGAACAAGCTTTTCCATCAAGGGGGATGGGTGTGCTCGGCGGCGTCGGCCGCGCTGCCTGGTCTGGTTGATCTCGCCGATGATCCGGCCGTCCATGGGCGGCGCGAGGTGGTTGAGCTGATCAGCTGGCTGGCTGGTGAAGCGGCCGAGCTTTCCGAGCGGCTCGTTGACCCTGGTTGGTGGCCCGCGCTGGACAGGGTGAGACCACGACTGCTTGCTTTGCTGGACGACGCGGATCCGGCTGTGCGGCGGTCGGCCATCTCGCTCGTCGCGGACGGTATCCGTCATCCCGAGTCGGTCGCGATGCTGCGCCGTCGGTGGACGGTGGAGACCGATCGCACGATCTGGATCGATCTCGTGTGCGCTTTGGGTGCCGTGTTCGCTTGGTCGCAGGACGAGGTCTTAGGCGATTGTCTGCGTGCGCTGTTGACTGATGATGACCCAGTGACCGGGCTGGCCGCCGTGCGCGCTCTGGCCGCGTCCGACCCTGCTGTCGCGACGGACAAGGTCGACCTGCTCATATCGGGGGTGCTGAACGCCGATACCGCGCAGTATCGGGATTCCGAGTGGGTCGGCCATAGCCCGGCGGCCCTCGTCCACGAGACCGGGAGCTTGTTGCTCGGCGACCCACTTGCGGCCACCGCGTTCGCTCGCGGTGTCGCTCGTTCCGGTGACGCGGCCAAGCGAGCCGGCGCGCTCAGACACGTGCAGCAGGTGCTGTCCCAGTGGCGCACCACCACCGAAGAGCTGCTGCCGCTGCTGGCTGCGCACCTCGACGACGAATCACCGGAGGCGCGTTACCGGGCGGCTGCCCTGCTCGCCTGCGTGGGCGAGAGGGGAGCATCGTACGCCGAGCAGTTGATTGCCCGCACCACCGATCACGCGGTGCGGGACTCCCGTACTGCGACGACAGTGGGCGACGCCGCGGTGTGGGCACTGGCAAGGCAGCATCATCCAGGCTGTGTACCGGGTCTGGTGAAACGGCTGTCCGGCAGTAACCTCGGATTCAGCTACGCGGGCTTCTACCACGACAGGACTTTGCCGATATTGGAGCAGCCGGGGATCGGCGAGGTACTGACCCCATTGCGTGGACACGTCGTTGCCCTTCTGGATGCGGTCATCGCCCGGCTGGCCAAAGCCCGCCGCGACGCCATACTCGCGTTGAACCTGTGCCAGGTGATCGAGGCCTGGGGCCCGAGCGCGGCAGCCGCCTTACCCGTCGTCATCCGATTCCTTAACGACGACAAGGTCCGGCCCGCGGCCGCAAAAGCGATCGGGGCCATGGGGCCCGCCGCTGTCGGTGCGGCAGCCGCCTTGCGTAGCCACGCAAGCGAACCGGCCGCGGCATGGGCACTGTGGCGCACCGGCGCCGATCCCGATAAGGCAGTCGCCGTGCTGACAGATCATGTCGCCCGGCCCGGCCTCCGGCACACGGCGATCGCCCTCTTGTCCGACCTGGGGCCACAAGCCGCGTCATGCGTTGACGAACTCCGTTCCTTGAGTCGTTCCGCCGACGACTGGACTCGCGTCGAAGCCGCCTACGCCTTGGCGCGAATTACCGGCGATCTGACCGAGTCTGTATCCATCTTGACCGACTTGGCCTACCCACTCGCGCACGGCGACTGCCTGCCTGTCCGAATCGCCGCGCTGCGCCACCTCGCCGACCTCGAAGCGACCGGTGATCGAGTGCGCGAGCTGGCACAGGCGGTCATCGACAGTGAACGGCGGATCGCCTATTTCGGCGGATGGCACACCTTCACCGAGGACGAACAGGTCTACACCGCAGCGTCCGCACTGCTGGTCGGCTAA
- a CDS encoding exonuclease domain-containing protein — MTSLRGFAVVDTETTGIRPGFRHRIAEIAVVHVDFSGEVTGEWSTLVNPDRDLGPQAIHGIRAAEVRRAPKFEQFAGDLLELFRGRVPVAHNLPFDAMHLRAEFARLDVDLSRYLSGGVCTMRFAGDVFPGMRRSLAECCKAVGVDGVRFHTALGDALATAQLFGRLVEGAPELASFRLRGLPDVHGDLPSMPQGLVKPVHRQAAGHAGSHFLARLVDRVPRERKPEVDAYLAVLDRALLDRQISASEADALIDVAHDLGLHKAEVIQLHHGYLRSLAQAAWADGHVAVGERRDLEAVAALLGLDADEVDLVLREEQSTRVERPRSQVVEVSIGGLVLRPGDRIVLTGTMRRHRSELTAEALALGLQVISSVSRKTRVVAAADPDSLSGKAKDARALGVPVVTEDAFVRALDAMKR; from the coding sequence ATGACGTCGCTTCGTGGGTTTGCTGTCGTCGACACCGAGACGACGGGGATACGACCCGGCTTCCGACATCGAATTGCCGAGATCGCGGTCGTCCATGTCGATTTCTCCGGTGAGGTCACCGGCGAGTGGTCGACCCTGGTGAACCCGGACCGTGATCTCGGCCCTCAGGCCATCCATGGCATCCGCGCCGCCGAGGTGCGTCGTGCTCCGAAGTTCGAGCAGTTCGCCGGCGACTTGCTCGAGCTCTTCCGAGGTCGTGTTCCTGTCGCGCACAACCTGCCGTTCGATGCCATGCACCTGCGTGCCGAGTTCGCCCGCTTGGATGTGGATCTGTCTCGGTACCTGTCCGGCGGCGTGTGCACCATGAGGTTCGCAGGCGACGTTTTCCCTGGGATGCGAAGGTCGCTCGCCGAGTGCTGCAAGGCTGTCGGCGTGGACGGCGTGCGGTTCCATACTGCGCTCGGTGACGCCCTTGCCACCGCCCAGTTGTTCGGTCGGCTGGTAGAAGGCGCCCCAGAGTTGGCCTCATTTCGGCTTCGGGGCTTGCCGGACGTGCATGGGGATCTGCCCTCCATGCCTCAAGGTCTGGTCAAGCCAGTACACCGGCAGGCGGCCGGTCATGCCGGGTCGCACTTCCTTGCCCGGTTGGTGGATCGTGTCCCTCGTGAGAGGAAGCCCGAGGTCGACGCGTACCTCGCCGTCCTGGATAGAGCCTTGCTTGATCGGCAGATCTCGGCTTCGGAAGCCGACGCGTTGATCGACGTCGCTCATGACCTCGGCCTGCACAAGGCGGAGGTCATCCAGTTGCACCACGGCTACTTACGCAGCCTCGCGCAAGCCGCTTGGGCGGACGGGCACGTGGCCGTGGGAGAGCGACGAGATCTGGAAGCGGTAGCTGCCCTTCTCGGCCTTGATGCCGATGAGGTCGATCTCGTTCTTCGTGAGGAACAGTCCACGCGGGTGGAGCGGCCTCGGTCCCAGGTCGTGGAGGTCAGTATCGGAGGGCTTGTGCTGCGCCCTGGTGACCGGATCGTTCTGACAGGAACGATGCGCCGTCACCGCAGCGAACTCACAGCAGAAGCGCTGGCCCTCGGCCTTCAGGTGATCAGCTCGGTGAGCAGGAAGACCCGAGTCGTTGCCGCCGCGGACCCGGATTCGTTATCCGGCAAAGCGAAGGACGCACGGGCTCTAGGAGTTCCCGTCGTTACCGAAGATGCCTTCGTGCGTGCGCTCGACGCGATGAAGAGGTGA
- a CDS encoding DUF6218 family protein, whose translation MSDVDGMEGVVGGSVALSAPASAVVVVGPGVAGEESVAVWHVSPQGMPVGAWIYQLDRLLVSRDEARRLLTLVERRSVAAVVPGELDEVLDRVTKAAGVDAEKWWTAQLFSPLQCFADIVSRRVAYDSTVSAAKRELKNVADLEWSRDLTVEQVVGFDDLRSLSKVSAVVGSTEVGSAALTAVGVLRWLVRQWVETEGVKRRSYVRDAHGEAEPLPPSWLASVRAGMATRLPL comes from the coding sequence GTGAGCGACGTTGACGGGATGGAAGGCGTGGTAGGGGGCTCGGTCGCCTTGTCGGCTCCTGCGAGCGCTGTGGTGGTGGTCGGTCCTGGAGTGGCAGGAGAGGAGTCAGTCGCGGTCTGGCATGTGAGTCCGCAAGGGATGCCGGTCGGAGCGTGGATCTACCAGCTCGATCGTTTGCTGGTGTCGCGGGACGAGGCGCGTCGCTTGTTGACCTTGGTCGAGCGACGGTCGGTCGCTGCGGTCGTTCCGGGAGAGCTGGATGAGGTGCTCGACAGAGTCACCAAGGCTGCTGGTGTCGATGCGGAGAAGTGGTGGACAGCGCAGTTGTTTTCACCGCTTCAGTGTTTCGCGGATATCGTTAGCCGTCGGGTGGCGTACGACAGCACCGTCTCGGCGGCAAAGCGTGAGCTTAAGAACGTGGCCGACCTGGAATGGAGCCGCGACCTCACAGTCGAGCAGGTCGTCGGATTCGATGACCTACGGTCCTTGTCGAAGGTGTCTGCCGTCGTGGGATCGACAGAGGTCGGTTCCGCCGCGTTGACGGCGGTCGGGGTACTGCGATGGCTGGTCCGGCAATGGGTCGAGACCGAAGGCGTGAAGAGGCGAAGCTACGTTCGTGACGCGCACGGGGAAGCCGAGCCGTTGCCGCCGTCCTGGCTTGCGTCGGTGCGGGCAGGCATGGCTACCCGGCTGCCGTTATGA
- a CDS encoding DUF3644 domain-containing protein → MVGASRDEAQLAVRLYNDSSEVRSFEGFVVHMHLAWLYLLHAELTRDSIDFRYWRTRGRARRLERVDGEPKRWDLATCVRHRWPDKAAAVRANLEFFVALRNKIEHRYAREQQALAVAVSGQSQALLLNYEQELTGQFGTGSSLATRLRFPVFVGSFTDEGERTLRRLRSQLPVPLRTFIADYDAGLDASVARDPRYDFRLRVLQELAPKDPDALAVQFTRYDDLTDEQRAAVEAIGRKGYVVVREQKRPVVGHGLLRPTQAAQAVQDRIPFVFNTNHFTTAWKKIGVRPKVGDPHPERTEEKYCLYDEPHHDYGYTEAYIAKLARECATEAGFRALLGTAPRDKVTGGWVGSPPLNATPPWRRSAPSAAQEPPDMDTMRSA, encoded by the coding sequence ATGGTCGGCGCTTCTCGCGATGAAGCGCAGCTTGCCGTGCGCTTGTACAACGACTCGTCGGAGGTTCGTTCCTTCGAGGGCTTCGTAGTCCACATGCACCTTGCCTGGCTTTACCTCCTGCACGCCGAACTCACTCGGGACAGCATCGACTTCCGGTACTGGCGCACTCGGGGACGAGCACGGCGGCTGGAACGGGTCGACGGTGAACCGAAGCGCTGGGATCTAGCCACTTGCGTGCGGCATCGCTGGCCCGACAAGGCCGCCGCGGTGCGGGCCAATCTCGAGTTCTTCGTTGCGCTGCGCAACAAGATCGAGCACCGGTACGCCCGCGAGCAGCAAGCACTCGCCGTCGCCGTAAGCGGCCAGAGCCAGGCGCTCCTGCTCAACTACGAGCAGGAACTCACTGGCCAATTCGGAACCGGATCGTCCCTCGCCACCCGTCTGCGATTCCCGGTCTTCGTCGGAAGCTTCACCGACGAGGGCGAACGCACCCTGCGACGGCTGCGCTCACAGCTACCCGTACCGCTGCGGACCTTCATCGCCGACTACGACGCCGGCCTCGACGCATCCGTCGCCCGGGACCCTCGGTACGACTTCCGGCTGCGAGTGCTCCAGGAACTCGCGCCCAAGGACCCGGACGCGCTCGCGGTCCAGTTCACCCGCTATGACGACCTGACCGACGAACAGCGGGCCGCCGTCGAGGCGATCGGCAGAAAAGGCTACGTAGTCGTCCGCGAACAGAAACGCCCGGTCGTCGGACACGGGTTGCTCCGGCCGACACAGGCCGCGCAAGCAGTTCAAGACCGGATCCCGTTCGTATTCAACACCAACCACTTCACAACCGCCTGGAAAAAGATCGGTGTGCGGCCGAAGGTGGGAGATCCGCATCCCGAGAGGACCGAAGAAAAGTACTGCCTCTACGACGAGCCACACCACGATTACGGCTACACCGAGGCCTACATCGCCAAGCTTGCCCGCGAGTGCGCCACCGAAGCAGGCTTCCGCGCCTTACTGGGGACCGCCCCGAGAGACAAAGTGACCGGAGGCTGGGTGGGATCGCCACCACTCAACGCGACACCTCCCTGGAGACGATCAGCCCCGTCTGCAGCACAAGAACCTCCGGACATGGACACGATGCGCTCAGCCTGA